In Bombus huntii isolate Logan2020A chromosome 3, iyBomHunt1.1, whole genome shotgun sequence, a single genomic region encodes these proteins:
- the LOC126863473 gene encoding protein bunched, class 2/F/G isoform-like — MADNVHRKSHKLSDGSRKISNPVHRTTTETIRLGEPEKLYQPVSLTSSSNVTASNQCRKKTSSFQITSVTVGSRMSNDAGEDSNDDLDESHTEDNSVEHSRTTDMDIETPSYSEDTFSKEDVFFNTSNAALSTAPVIPTSSQYGLAIVPSEGNNVSNSVNDSNINTLDITSVTDNNIINLLSSNAKQDADLREVHSHGRNERFKVVKIESTEPFKRGRWTCMDYLDHTSVNQPTAISTPKVSDPNEVCISYGVTDSGIVIPDAPKQSVVSEDKGMGIDANGQVSVHTDVHTSIGVPNNPTPVSSANYAVSNSIPPNAQHNPTQVQTQTKVQPPSQIPQYFQSSAQQLASQQQQQTGQGSTLPSNLQPTHPSNLTQPQSMPQGSIPIITQTGNSNVTPQQNIPHSKEDTYVTVSTQNQSLPVQNVCQPSVQQTPVPTSQAPNILVTQQQQQHAAQQQQQQHPPTQQQPQQQQQPQQQQQQQPQPQQPLQTQKPMTQISEPLTAIQGMQGIQNIHKVPQTGAQQTSSTIHAPGAPVQSQVIPPSQMQSSTSGSNAQVQMAQVSATCQNVVGGMQQGNMTFHQPDPEQDSISGIVAGSTTQSADTTLLESLTEVTQGSDEHHTLEDNESMSGTSAVAIDNKIEQAMDLVKSHLMFAVREEVEVLKEKIAELMDRINQLEAENSILKAHATPETLAQLSQSTAKLPQNNSGSGQ, encoded by the exons ATGGCAGATAATGTACACAGAAAATCGCATAAGCTATCGGATGGtagtagaaaaatatcgaatccAGTGCATCGTACGACCACCGAGACGATTCGGTTAGGAGAGCCAGAGAAATTGTACCAGCCGGTTAGTTTGACCAGTTCGAGCAACGTGACGGCCAGTAACCAGTGTCGAAAAAAGACATCCTCCTTCCAAATAACAAGCGTTACCGTTGGTTCTCGTATGAGCAATGATGCCGGCGAAGATTCGAACGATGATCTCGATGAGTCGCATACGGAGGACAATTCAGTCGAACACTCGCGTACCACCGACATGGACATTGAAACACCTAGCTATTCGGAAGACACCTTCTCCAAAGAGGATGTATTCTTTAATACAAGTAACGCTGCCCTCAGTACTGCTCCGGTGATTCCTACAAGTTCACAGTATGGCTTGGCAATCGTGCCCTCAGAAGGGAATAACGTTAGTAATTCAGTAAATGATAGTAATATCAATACATTGGATATTACGTCTGTTACTGAcaacaatattatcaatttactTTCGAGTAATGCCAAACAAGATGCAGATCTACGTGAAGTACATTCGCATGGTAGAAACGAGAGATTTAAAGTGGTCAAGATCGAAAGTACTGAACCTTTTAAAAGGGGCAGATGGACTTGCATGGATTATTTGGATCATACATCGGTTAATCAACCGACAGCAATCAGTACACCTAAAGTGTCTGATCCAAATGAGGTATGCATATCGTATGGGGTTACAGACAGTGGAATCGTTATACCTGATGCACCTAAACAATCAGTCGTATCCGAAGATAAAGGTATGGGCATTGATGCTAATGGACAAGTATCTGTACATACAGATGTGCATACATCGATCGGTGTACCAAACAACCCTACACCAGTTTCAAGTGCTAATTATGCAGTAAGCAATTCCATTCCTCCCAATGCACAGCATAATCCAACGCAAGTTCAAACGCAAACTAAAGTTCAACCACCTTCGCAAAttccccaatattttcaatcttCTGCTCAACAATTGGCATctcaacaacaacaacaaactGGACAAGGTTCCACGTTACCTTCCAATCTGCAGCCAACCCATCCCAGTAATTTGACTCAACCTCAAAGTATGCCCCAAGGTTCTATTCCTATTATAACACAGACTGGCAATAGCAATGTGACACCCCAACAAAACATACCTCATTCAAAAGAAGATACATATGTGACAGTGAGCACACAAAATCAGTCATTACCAGTTCAAAACGTTTGTCAACCCTCTGTGCAGCAAACACCTGTACCAACATCCCAGGCACCTAATATTCTTGTTAcgcagcaacagcaacaacatGCTGCtcaacagcagcaacagcaacatCCTCCGACTCAGCAGCAGCcacaacagcagcagcaaccccaacagcagcagcaacagcagccTCAACCTCAACAACCATTACAAACACAAAAACCAATGACTCAAATATCTGAGCCGTTGACTGCCATACAAGGAATGCAGGGCATCCAAAATATTCATAAAGTTCCTCAAACAGGTGCACAGCAAACTTCATCAACTATTCATGCTCCTGGAGCACCAGTGCAATCCCAAGTGATCCCACCATCTCAAATGCAATCTTCAACTTCTGGTAGCAACGCCCAAGTACAAATGGCACAGGTATCAGCTACCTGCCAAAATGTTGTAGGAGGTATGCAGCAGGGAAATATGACATTTCATCAACCAGATCCGGAGCAGGATTCTATTTCAGGCATTGTAGCTGGATCCACCACTCAATCAGCTGATACAACTCTTTTAGAATCACTAACTGAAGTCACTCAAGGCAGCGATGAACATCATACCCTCGAAGATAATGAAAG TATGTCGGGGACTAGTGCTGTAGCAATTGATAATAAGATCGAGCAAGCTATG GATCTTGTCAAGAGTCACTTGATGTTTGCTGTACGGGAAGAAGTTGAAGTACTCAAAGAAAAAATAGCCGAGCTTATGGATCGTATAAATCAATTGGAAGCTGAAAATTCAATCCTGAAAGCACACGCGACTCCAGAAACATTGGCTCAATTGAGCCAATCAACAGCAAAATTACCCCAAAACAATTCAGGAAGTGGTCAATAG
- the LOC126863499 gene encoding RCC1-like G exchanging factor-like protein, which yields MLNTIKTSLKKNVQQPNRIIEFSKTKNKIPLSKPLPVFQYPISNEREHRIYVWGLAEHGALGTLKTTIFENGISYIPRPKRLAFGEKHEVMDITCGYGFTAFAVKSKDKNILYGSGINTDSQLGFNEKDKKFPNGLITEPRPINLPIKDSSTKVLDMSAGRAHLLILTNEGVFTLGNNAYGQCGRPIILNENYENSRVVHHIPNIKEKKIKAVTAGQDHSILLTESGEVYTFGWGADGQTGLAHYRNEHRPSLVKGDLAGQHIIKVACVADCVLALSDKGNVFGWGNSEYAQLLMEGENQQINIATELSALKKLGHIVDIACGGCFCMILNNTGEVYVWGYGILGFGPEVKKSQQPIKIPSVLFGNNAYQKNTKVVKIFCGMSHLAALTNTGDLYMWGCNKFGSLGLGDLKDQYFPLKVTVGAQVKKVACGIDHTVTLCKPFI from the exons ATGTTGAACACAATAAAAAcaagtttgaaaaaaaatgtaCAACAACCGAACAGAATTATAGAATTTAGTAAAACCAAGAATAAAATACCACTTTCAAAACCTTTGCCAG TTTTTCAGTATCCAATAAGTAACGAAAGAGAACATAGAATATATGTTTGGGGTTTGGCAGAACATGGTGCTCTTGGTACGTTAAAAACAACGATTTTTGAAAATGGTATTTCTTATATTCCGAGACCTAAAAGATTAGCTTTTGGAGAAAAGCATGAGGTAATGGATATAACTTGTGGTTATGGGTTTACTGCTTTTGCAGTAAAATccaaagataaaaatattttatatgggAGTGGAATAAATACAGATTCCCAGCTTG GTTTCaatgaaaaagataaaaaattccCAAATGGATTAATAACTGAACCAAGACCTATTAATTTACCAATTAAAGATTCTTCTACTAAAGTCCTAGATATGTCAGCTGGAAGAGCACATTTGTTGATATTAACAAATGAAGGTGTATTCACATTAGGAAATAATGCATATGGACAATGTGGTCGCCctataatattaaatgaaaattatgaGAATAGTAGAGTTGTCCATCATATACCTAATATTaaggaaaaaaagataaaagctGTAACAGCTGGTCAAGATCATAG CATACTCTTGACAGAATCCGGTGAAGTGTATACGTTTGGTTGGGGTGCAGATGGACAAACTGGATTGGCACATTATCGAAATGAGCATAGACCAAGTTTGGTGAAAGGAGATTTGGCTGGCCAACATATTATAAAAGTTGCATGCGTTGCAGATTGTGTATTAGCACTCAGCG ATAAAGGAAATGTATTTGGTTGGGGTAATTCTGAATATGCACAGTTACTTATGGAAGGTGAAAATCAACAGATAAACATAGCTACAGAGTTAAGTGCATTGAAAAAATTAGGTCATATTGTAGACATTGCCTGTGGTGGTTGCTTTTGCATGATTTTAAATA ATACAGGTGAAGTTTATGTATGGGGTTATGGTATTCTTGGTTTTGGTCCTGAAGTCAAAAAATCTCAACAACCAATTAAAATTCCATCTGTACTTTTTGGAAATAATGCATACCAGAAGAATACAAAA gTGGTAAAGATATTTTGTGGCATGAGTCATCTTGCAGCTTTGACGAATACAGGTGATTTGTATATGTGGGGTTGTAACAAATTTGGGTCTTTAGGATTAGGAGATTTGAAAGACCAATATTTTCCACTGAAG GTAACTGTAGGAGCACAAGTAAAAAAGGTAGCCTGTGGAATAGATCATACAGTTACTCTTTGTAAACCTTTTATTTGA
- the LOC126863467 gene encoding uncharacterized protein LOC126863467 isoform X1, whose product MAKFWYFLIFITLTVRAQENAARNLSPSLRECYDNKYLLERDNRLPHSLNTFIAILRKIENTEGLNMDLRSLSVALLHRFRQDGIAPNPAIPNQDGISPFAPIAHQFYRFAQTLRLIPGDALTFPNNSITDVERCTLHFMLSSSIEIFQRGDETKVCRLADTYRYPRDIKNNDKAMIKNTANDVETLSSDEIKSMTNGRNEGNNVTVDPNSRYPEVPPNHPDSARYRGTEPLSLSECPVENGVVKTPWGTTSFGLVLAGIAAATQPETTRLPELLSADVLKKNNSDVMDRSLENKWLATLAGNINLLRYKSLINYSIKYMIFIIEIIGDLAEVALRQGPKNKDIKLNVGLNGHWNSTALPRWYFLNSNSNYEMTTAEIRGDLDGLILANETGKWYSRIPNLRLSQIFDMYYSPVGFFDSSIRACNRRTLFTSVAPNETLVAQTYSASILLEDLAHATLEYPIIEKLSVQAVNELVKYVPSSMNKDLSCTDTDKLCSFNQMSVDLTIILDTNWEFSIIKPILAHLLENININQFNSNFTLINGRDGTPMINSTSNILDFHAYNSSHYYGNSTRGFDLAKSLKELEAYLKNKLNAERARGVGGARSDIVLIVPYISDISKNDKQYCLQTILRIREYIPDTIILFMASSKDPWSDLVQNHMTDLFSISTSIGKDTEEALEPINNIVSRMRQVPKRLFNSQCGSDYISSGSLNSYDDYIVPNGISFYKLHPNYFFNHNTAIVKIQGSESDSLVVCSSRAPLYANATESSKSCASISNDVHSITVSCADATFIRDCPPLYISVASNSTSISYKCTDPRVCRIPTMIKYTISYENMVCANEAIRFTFNISILMIVLVVLNM is encoded by the exons ATGGCAAAATTTTGGTATTTTCTTATCTTTATCACTTTAA CTGTACGTGCACAAGAGAATGCAGCTCGAAATCTTTCACCATCTCTTCGAGAATGTTATGACAACAAATATCTTTTGGAAAGAGATAATAGACTGCCGCACTCTTTAAATACGTTCATTGcgatacttcgtaaaattgaaaatacagaaGGTCTTAATATGGATCTGAGAAGTTTATCTGTTGCACTTCTGCATCG TTTTCGACAAGATGGTATTGCTCCGAATCCTGCTATTCCTAATCAAGATGGAATATCACCCTTTGCACCAATTGCTCAtcaattttatcgttttgCTCAAACTCTACGTCTTATACCAGGAGATGCTCTCACGTTTCCTAATAATAGTATCACAGATGTTGAAAGG TGTACGTTACACTTTATGTTATCAAGTagtattgaaatttttcaaagagGGGACGAAACAAAAGTTTGTAGACTTGCTGATACGTACAGATATCCGAgggatattaaaaataacgataagGCAATGATTAAAAATACTGCTAATGATGTAGAAACTTTATCATCTGATGAAAT aAAAAGTATGACTAACGGGAGAAATGAAGGTAACAATGTTACGGTTGATCCAAACTCGCGATACCCAGAAGTACCGCCTAATCATCCAGATAGTGCACGGTATAGAGGTACAGAACCACTATCTCTTAGTGAATGCCCTGTAGAAAATGGTGTTGTAAAAACTCC ATGGGGTACAACTTCGTTTGGCTTAGTACTAGCTGGAATAGCTGCAGCTACACAACCAGAAACAACCAGACTTCCCGAGTTGCTATCAGCGgatgttttaaaaaagaaCAATTCAGATGTAATGGATCGATCTTTAGAAAACAAGTGGCTTGCGACTTTAGCTGGTAATATTAATCTTTTGAGATATAAatcattaataaattattctataaaatacatGATATtcattattgaaattataggAGATTTGGCAGAAGTAGCTTTAAGGCAAGGCcctaaaaataaagatatcaaACTTAATGTTGGATTAAATGGCCATTGGAATTCCACTGCTTTGCCACGATGGTATTTCTTGAATTCTAACAGTAATTATGAGATGACAACAGCAGAAATCAGAGGAGATTTAGATGGCTTAATTTTGGCCAATGAAACTGGCAAATGGTATTCTAGAATACCTAATTTGAGGCTTTCACAAATTTTTGACATGTACTATAGTCCAGTAGGATTCTTTGACTCATCTATTAGAGCATGCAATCGGAGAACACTGTTCACATCTGTTGCACCAAATGAAACATTGGTTGCACAG ACATATAGTGCTTCTATATTGTTAGAGGATCTAGCACACGCAACGCTTGAATATccgataattgaaaaattgtcaGTACAAGCAGTAAACGAATTAGTGAAATATGTGC cttCATCCATGAATAAAGATCTTTCATGTACTGACACGGATAAATTATGTAGTTTCAATCAAATGTCTGTCGATTTAACGATTATTTTGGACACAAATTGGGAATTCTCCATAATAAAACCTATTCTTGCACATTTATTGGAAAACATAAACATAAATCAATTTAATTCCAACTTCACATTAATAAATGGTCGAGATGGAACACCAATGATTAATAGTACTTCTAACATTTTGGATTTCCACGCCTATAATTCATCTCATTACTATGGAAATA GCACTCGTGGTTTTGATTTAGCTAAGTCGCTCAAAGAATTGGAAGCATATCTAAAAAATAAACTGAATGCCGAACGTGCTCGTGGTGTTGGTGGAGCACGTTCTGATATTGTTTTAATTGTTCCATATATTTCTGATATATCTAAAAATGACAAGCAATATTGCTTGCAAACTATATTGCGAATACGAGAATATATTCCag ATACAATCATACTTTTTATGGCCTCATCCAAAGATCCGTGGTCCGATCTAGTACAAAATCATATGACAGATTTATTCTCTATTAGTACTTCTATTGGTAAAGACACAGAAGAAGCTTTAGAACCAATAAACAACATAGTTTCAAGAATGAGGCAAG TTCCCAAGCGTTTATTTAATTCCCAGTGTGGATCAGATTATATTTCATCTGGATCTTTGAATTCATATGATGATTATATTGTACCAAACGGTATtagtttttataaattacatcCCAATTACTTTTTTAACCATAATACAGCAATAGTAAAA ATCCAGGGCTCCGAATCAGATAGTTTAGTTGTGTGCTCATCACGAGCACCATTATACGCCAATGCAACAGAATCATCAAAATCATGTGCATCAATATCCAATGATGTACATAGTATTACAGTTTCTTGTGCTGATGCTACTTTCATTCGTGATTGTCCACCACTATATATATCAGTAGCTTCAAACTCCACAAGTATTTCTTATAAATGTACTG ATCCACGAGTTTGCAGAATTCCTACTATGATAAAATACACTATATCTTACGAAAACATGGTGTGTGCCAATGAAGCAATTAgatttacatttaatatttctattttgatGATAGTTTTAGttgtattaaatatgtaa
- the LOC126863467 gene encoding uncharacterized protein LOC126863467 isoform X2, whose product MAKFWYFLIFITLTVRAQENAARNLSPSLRECYDNKYLLERDNRLPHSLNTFIAILRKIENTEGLNMDLRSLSVALLHRFRQDGIAPNPAIPNQDGISPFAPIAHQFYRFAQTLRLIPGDALTFPNNSITDVERCTLHFMLSSSIEIFQRGDETKVCRLADTYRYPRDIKNNDKAMIKNTANDVETLSSDEIKSMTNGRNEGNNVTVDPNSRYPEVPPNHPDSARYRGTEPLSLSECPVENGVVKTPWGTTSFGLVLAGIAAATQPETTRLPELLSADVLKKNNSDVMDRSLENKWLATLAGDLAEVALRQGPKNKDIKLNVGLNGHWNSTALPRWYFLNSNSNYEMTTAEIRGDLDGLILANETGKWYSRIPNLRLSQIFDMYYSPVGFFDSSIRACNRRTLFTSVAPNETLVAQTYSASILLEDLAHATLEYPIIEKLSVQAVNELVKYVPSSMNKDLSCTDTDKLCSFNQMSVDLTIILDTNWEFSIIKPILAHLLENININQFNSNFTLINGRDGTPMINSTSNILDFHAYNSSHYYGNSTRGFDLAKSLKELEAYLKNKLNAERARGVGGARSDIVLIVPYISDISKNDKQYCLQTILRIREYIPDTIILFMASSKDPWSDLVQNHMTDLFSISTSIGKDTEEALEPINNIVSRMRQVPKRLFNSQCGSDYISSGSLNSYDDYIVPNGISFYKLHPNYFFNHNTAIVKIQGSESDSLVVCSSRAPLYANATESSKSCASISNDVHSITVSCADATFIRDCPPLYISVASNSTSISYKCTDPRVCRIPTMIKYTISYENMVCANEAIRFTFNISILMIVLVVLNM is encoded by the exons ATGGCAAAATTTTGGTATTTTCTTATCTTTATCACTTTAA CTGTACGTGCACAAGAGAATGCAGCTCGAAATCTTTCACCATCTCTTCGAGAATGTTATGACAACAAATATCTTTTGGAAAGAGATAATAGACTGCCGCACTCTTTAAATACGTTCATTGcgatacttcgtaaaattgaaaatacagaaGGTCTTAATATGGATCTGAGAAGTTTATCTGTTGCACTTCTGCATCG TTTTCGACAAGATGGTATTGCTCCGAATCCTGCTATTCCTAATCAAGATGGAATATCACCCTTTGCACCAATTGCTCAtcaattttatcgttttgCTCAAACTCTACGTCTTATACCAGGAGATGCTCTCACGTTTCCTAATAATAGTATCACAGATGTTGAAAGG TGTACGTTACACTTTATGTTATCAAGTagtattgaaatttttcaaagagGGGACGAAACAAAAGTTTGTAGACTTGCTGATACGTACAGATATCCGAgggatattaaaaataacgataagGCAATGATTAAAAATACTGCTAATGATGTAGAAACTTTATCATCTGATGAAAT aAAAAGTATGACTAACGGGAGAAATGAAGGTAACAATGTTACGGTTGATCCAAACTCGCGATACCCAGAAGTACCGCCTAATCATCCAGATAGTGCACGGTATAGAGGTACAGAACCACTATCTCTTAGTGAATGCCCTGTAGAAAATGGTGTTGTAAAAACTCC ATGGGGTACAACTTCGTTTGGCTTAGTACTAGCTGGAATAGCTGCAGCTACACAACCAGAAACAACCAGACTTCCCGAGTTGCTATCAGCGgatgttttaaaaaagaaCAATTCAGATGTAATGGATCGATCTTTAGAAAACAAGTGGCTTGCGACTTTAGCTG gAGATTTGGCAGAAGTAGCTTTAAGGCAAGGCcctaaaaataaagatatcaaACTTAATGTTGGATTAAATGGCCATTGGAATTCCACTGCTTTGCCACGATGGTATTTCTTGAATTCTAACAGTAATTATGAGATGACAACAGCAGAAATCAGAGGAGATTTAGATGGCTTAATTTTGGCCAATGAAACTGGCAAATGGTATTCTAGAATACCTAATTTGAGGCTTTCACAAATTTTTGACATGTACTATAGTCCAGTAGGATTCTTTGACTCATCTATTAGAGCATGCAATCGGAGAACACTGTTCACATCTGTTGCACCAAATGAAACATTGGTTGCACAG ACATATAGTGCTTCTATATTGTTAGAGGATCTAGCACACGCAACGCTTGAATATccgataattgaaaaattgtcaGTACAAGCAGTAAACGAATTAGTGAAATATGTGC cttCATCCATGAATAAAGATCTTTCATGTACTGACACGGATAAATTATGTAGTTTCAATCAAATGTCTGTCGATTTAACGATTATTTTGGACACAAATTGGGAATTCTCCATAATAAAACCTATTCTTGCACATTTATTGGAAAACATAAACATAAATCAATTTAATTCCAACTTCACATTAATAAATGGTCGAGATGGAACACCAATGATTAATAGTACTTCTAACATTTTGGATTTCCACGCCTATAATTCATCTCATTACTATGGAAATA GCACTCGTGGTTTTGATTTAGCTAAGTCGCTCAAAGAATTGGAAGCATATCTAAAAAATAAACTGAATGCCGAACGTGCTCGTGGTGTTGGTGGAGCACGTTCTGATATTGTTTTAATTGTTCCATATATTTCTGATATATCTAAAAATGACAAGCAATATTGCTTGCAAACTATATTGCGAATACGAGAATATATTCCag ATACAATCATACTTTTTATGGCCTCATCCAAAGATCCGTGGTCCGATCTAGTACAAAATCATATGACAGATTTATTCTCTATTAGTACTTCTATTGGTAAAGACACAGAAGAAGCTTTAGAACCAATAAACAACATAGTTTCAAGAATGAGGCAAG TTCCCAAGCGTTTATTTAATTCCCAGTGTGGATCAGATTATATTTCATCTGGATCTTTGAATTCATATGATGATTATATTGTACCAAACGGTATtagtttttataaattacatcCCAATTACTTTTTTAACCATAATACAGCAATAGTAAAA ATCCAGGGCTCCGAATCAGATAGTTTAGTTGTGTGCTCATCACGAGCACCATTATACGCCAATGCAACAGAATCATCAAAATCATGTGCATCAATATCCAATGATGTACATAGTATTACAGTTTCTTGTGCTGATGCTACTTTCATTCGTGATTGTCCACCACTATATATATCAGTAGCTTCAAACTCCACAAGTATTTCTTATAAATGTACTG ATCCACGAGTTTGCAGAATTCCTACTATGATAAAATACACTATATCTTACGAAAACATGGTGTGTGCCAATGAAGCAATTAgatttacatttaatatttctattttgatGATAGTTTTAGttgtattaaatatgtaa
- the LOC126863469 gene encoding uncharacterized protein LOC126863469, producing MAFNKIVLLIIWCELQLIWSQTTIPKSLRECYRNNGILNPRLPLNLRILVDIIQKMEKQSYSITDMRIMSSSILHRFKFDGVEYQQNIQVTEDVLPFSGTGTQHIKHELIKELVPGNTKALPVHILSQEERCMLHEAVSNTILEPYNKSKHKSCSHITEKLTGNTMFNDTWNCPRQQGVVLTQYGTITPGAIIGAIAASLQHQNVAVNQLITSLDIPPSDTYSLQFNEEEVDFVLPRSRAIHKPFMWYNTLNVSSMKIDNIWLATIAGELAEMVVYQGPLLANNMTLGATGFWQSMMRPTIYYLTSLHNNFDATRAELIGGIDGMIIATYLPTWIQDFYSLRLSQILEMYYSYEGVTFNANVKACDRAQAFLYAVPKTILNEQTYAIAQMLAYRKSIAYISPEALQQLVDIAIEKFYSYARNHLFPKLPCHQINQPQVEALIVFDGAWTIEYTVDFLSTLIQDLDVSMYGSKMGIIHGTSGEWLLNVTNSPSIAFQALNNFTNTTCKIDCFIKIFITFFYVMVNNIFIGPTKFNYTRVLETVSIYLKRTWEYNYKNQIIGNFGQVVILLIPLAHMSNNEKESVIILLRQLKHAHPEVHFVYYVSPYNENLFESFTLWEEDYIIKNSNIDTITQYVSRIPRTLRPATIADVNMNKNVIPQWEDYISPSKSITYRIHSHWKRNMKKIIVTIHTFGYGTMNACIWVGFEPNDKQNLQCAELSGYKEVTLTDHFKCTSTSSCPNFYLRTQNVTSLYKCAEIDCKTPDQVRYIIRTNQQNVHYDNSADKNAVLISLNISALFVFRVFM from the exons ATggcatttaataaaattgtattattgaTAATATGGTGCG aattacaattaatatgGTCGCAAACAACTATACCAAAATCACTCAGAGAATGTTATagaaataatggaatattaaaTCCCCGACTTCCATTGAACTTGCGTATATTAGTAGACATCATACAGAAGATGGAAAAACAATCTTATTCAATAACAGATATGAGAATAATGTCTTCATCAATATTACACAG aTTTAAGTTCGATGGTGTTGAATATCAACAGAATATTCAAGTTACAGAAGATGTACTTCCATTCAGTGGGACTGGAACACAACATATTAAACATGAATTGATAAAAGAATTAGTTCCAGGAAATACAAAAGCTTTGCCAGTTCATATACTTTCACAAGAAGAGCGATGTATGCTTCATGAAGCTGtttcaaatacaattttaGAACCTTACAATAAAAGCAAACATAAATCATGTAGTCATATCACAGAAAAACTAACAG gTAATACTATGTTTAATGATACATGGAATTGTCCAAGACAACAAGGAGTGGTTCTAACACAATATGGTACTATTACTCCTGGTGCAATTATAGGAGCAATTGCTGCATCTCTCCAACATCAAAATGTTGCTGTAAATCAATTAATCACAAGTTTGGATATACCTCCTTCAG ATACATATAGTTTACAATTTAATGAAGAAGAGGTCGATTTTGTTCTTCCAAGAAGTCGAGCGATTCATAAACCATTTATGTGGTACAATACTTTAAATGTTTCATCTATgaaaattgataatatatGGTTGGCAACAATTGCag GCGAATTAGCGGAAATGGTTGTGTACCAAGGACCTTTACTAGCAAATAATATGACTCTCGGTGCAACAGGATTCTGGCAAAGTATGATGCGTCCGACAATTTATTATCTTACAAGTTTACATAACAATTTTGATGCAACTCGAGCTGAATTAATAGGAGGCATTGATG GGATGATTATTGCAACTTATTTACCAACCTGGATTCAGGACTTTTACAGCCTTCGACTTAGTCAAATTTTGGAAATGTATTACTCATATGAAGGTGTCACGTTTAATGCAAACGTGAAAGCTTGCGATCGAGCACAAGCCTTTTTATATGCAGTGCCAAAGACTATTTTAAATGAACAG ACTTATGCCATAGCTCAGATGTTAGCTTATCGTAAAAGCATTGCGTATATTTCTCCTGAAGCATTGCAACAACTGGTTGATATtgcaattgaaaaattttattcttatgCAAGGAATCATTTGTTCCCTAAATTACCTTGTCATCAAATAAATCAACCTCAAGTAGAAGCACTGATTGTATTCGATGGTGCATGGACAATAGAATATACAGTAGACTTTCTTTC AACTCTTATACAAGATTTGGATGTATCAATGTATGGGTCAAAAATGGGAATAATACATGGTACTTCAGGAGAATGGTTGTTAAATGTTACAAACAGTCCATCAATTGCGTTTCAAGcattaaacaattttactAATACAACGTGTAAGATTGAttgtttcataaaaatatttattactttcttttatGTGATGgtgaataatatatttatagggcctacgaaatttaattatacccGAGTTTTGGAAACGGTATCTATTTACTTGAAAAGAACTTGGGAGTACAATTacaaaaatcaaataattggaaattttggtCAGGTAGTTATACTCTTAATTCCATTAGCTCACATGTCCAATAATGAGAAAGAATcagtaataatattattgcGTCAACTAAAACACGCTCATCCag AAGttcattttgtatattatgtatccccatataacgaaaatttatttgaatcaTTTACTTTATGGGAGGAagattatataataaaaaattccaatatTGACACTATTACTCAATACGTATCGAGAA TTCCACGAACACTACGACCTGCGACAATTGCAGAtgtaaatatgaataaaaatgtCATTCCCCAATGGGAGGATTATATTAGTCCTTCAAAATCTATTACTTACAGAATACATTCACACTGGAaacgaaatatgaaaaagataATAGTTACg atTCATACCTTTGGCTATGGTACAATGAATGCCTGTATATGGGTAGGATTTGAACCTAAtgataaacaaaatttacaaTGTGCAGAATTATCTGGTTACAAAGAAGTTACATTAACTGATCACTTTAAATGTACTAGTACTTCGTCTTGTCCTAATTTTTATCTTCGTACGCAAAACGTAActtctttatataaatgtGCAG aaatagaCTGTAAAACACCGGATCAAGTAAGATATATCATAAGAACGAATCAGCAAAATGTTCATTATGATAATTCTGCGGATAAAAATGCAGTATTGATctcattaaatatttcagcCTTATTTGTATTTCGAGTATTCatgtga